From Penaeus vannamei isolate JL-2024 chromosome 37, ASM4276789v1, whole genome shotgun sequence, one genomic window encodes:
- the LOC113822798 gene encoding tumor suppressor candidate 2 isoform X2: MGGSTSKFKRWMGSREEDVGGCEKAVKRLATPFVYTRRGSMYFDEDGDVAHEFYEEVPPLRRGVKATMRRILTNLTPQGDVRLPFPCLHVDFPIVLYQDS, encoded by the exons ATGGGTGGAAGCACCTCCAAATTTAAAAGATGGATGGGAAGTCGAGAGGAAGACGTCGGGGGATGCGAGAAGGCGGTGAAGAGACTCGCGACGCCATTTGTGTACacgagaagagg CTCAATGTACTTTGATGAGGACGGAGACGTGGCTCATGAGTTTTATGAAGAAGTTCCTCCATTAAGGCGTGGGGTGAAGGCGACAATGCGGAGAATACTCACCAATTTAACTCCACAG GGTGATGTTCGGCTACCCTTCCCATGCCTGCACGTAGACTTTCCTATCGTCCTTTACCAAGACAgctga
- the LOC113822798 gene encoding tumor suppressor candidate 2 isoform X1 — translation MGGSTSKFKRWMGSREEDVGGCEKAVKRLATPFVYTRRGSAEDSGAGERSVKRLATPYVYTRKGSMYFDEDGDVAHEFYEEVPPLRRGVKATMRRILTNLTPQGDVRLPFPCLHVDFPIVLYQDS, via the exons ATGGGTGGAAGCACCTCCAAATTTAAAAGATGGATGGGAAGTCGAGAGGAAGACGTCGGGGGATGCGAGAAGGCGGTGAAGAGACTCGCGACGCCATTTGTGTACacgagaagagg TTCAGCGGAAGACAGCGGAGCAGGTGAGAGATCTGTCAAGAGGCTCGCCACTCCCTATGTATATACCAGAAAAGG CTCAATGTACTTTGATGAGGACGGAGACGTGGCTCATGAGTTTTATGAAGAAGTTCCTCCATTAAGGCGTGGGGTGAAGGCGACAATGCGGAGAATACTCACCAATTTAACTCCACAG GGTGATGTTCGGCTACCCTTCCCATGCCTGCACGTAGACTTTCCTATCGTCCTTTACCAAGACAgctga